A single region of the Microthrixaceae bacterium genome encodes:
- a CDS encoding glycosyltransferase family 4 protein → MGGEGPTVPLVVDVAHTERRAIDSQIRSDVRNLPRRPRGARRIALLLADRATRISAERRAFRSSTLLTACSAVEAAAARRDAGGEVAVVPNGVDLPEQTHRATGTQEILFVGNLGYPPNVEALNRLATRILPDLRASHPRTHLTVIGPGSSAVTELADCPGVRIAGFVPDIKDAYSSAALMVAPIFAGSGTKTKVLEAMAYGVPVVTTGEGVAGLAITPGEHALIGNSDRELVQHARQLLNDPKQAQTIANAARSWVEADHGWPTIGRDFNERLLVLARRAAFT, encoded by the coding sequence ATGGGCGGCGAAGGACCCACGGTTCCGCTCGTCGTTGACGTAGCGCATACCGAACGTCGGGCGATTGACAGTCAGATTCGGTCTGATGTCCGAAACCTCCCAAGACGTCCGCGCGGAGCCAGACGAATCGCTCTCCTCCTCGCGGATAGGGCGACGCGGATTTCCGCCGAACGCAGAGCGTTCAGATCGTCCACCTTGCTCACAGCTTGCTCCGCCGTCGAGGCAGCAGCTGCACGACGAGACGCCGGTGGCGAAGTCGCTGTGGTTCCCAACGGAGTCGACCTTCCAGAACAAACCCATCGGGCGACGGGCACGCAAGAGATCCTCTTCGTGGGCAACCTCGGTTACCCTCCAAACGTGGAAGCCTTGAACCGCTTGGCCACACGAATACTGCCAGATCTCCGAGCCTCGCATCCACGAACTCACCTGACCGTCATCGGCCCAGGTTCCTCCGCGGTGACCGAACTCGCCGACTGCCCCGGCGTGCGTATTGCAGGCTTCGTCCCCGACATCAAGGATGCCTACTCCAGTGCCGCCTTGATGGTCGCCCCGATCTTCGCCGGATCTGGAACCAAGACAAAGGTGCTTGAAGCAATGGCCTACGGCGTTCCGGTGGTGACTACCGGTGAGGGTGTTGCCGGCCTTGCGATAACTCCGGGAGAACACGCGCTCATCGGGAACTCAGATCGGGAGCTCGTCCAACACGCCCGTCAACTGTTGAATGACCCAAAGCAAGCACAGACAATCGCAAATGCTGCTCGATCATGGGTGGAGGCGGATCATGGATGGCCGACCATCGGTCGCGACTTCAACGAGCGTCTCCTCGTCCTGGCACGGCGGGCGGCATTCACATGA
- a CDS encoding ABC transporter ATP-binding protein/permease — protein MVTEASEFASPSLAVAVRSLYGRRLWILPAIAASAIAGGLAEAGFLLIITKVGLAAAAGEHAVVLAGQSRVSLEAAAFAAGLLVLGRIGFGVLGGRLNAANTARTVARVRRDLSSAYLQATWGTQQTSGVGQLQDLLTTFTGQIGALLNAISSSVVSIFNLSAMLLLSVAVEPAASIGIIVLVGLLALLLRPIRGVVWRRAARAAALNLSFASSLSEISDLGMEYHVFHVQAAVEEQVGNLISMSEETDERLLFAQSLTPTIYTGLAYVAVLIGLGGVILYGGNDMSSVGAVMLVMLRSLSYGQGLQIASSAVQAALPFHAMLDRRLAEFRAAVRVDDGLSVGDVGQIEFDDVAFEYEPGTPVLRDLAFSLGPQEVVGIMGPSGGGKSTLVQLMLGLREPTRGRVLLGGVEVGALDRSQLARKVTFVPQDAHLFNGTVEDNIRFMRSHITREAIVEACRSANLWADVEGFAEGLDRWVGDRGDHLSGGQKQRLTIARALVERPDVIILDEPTSALDVQSEQLIRDTLTKLSDTMSVIIIAHRLSTLEFCDRIMVVQSGRVVALDTADALERDNDFFREALAIAGMRSS, from the coding sequence ATGGTTACCGAAGCATCAGAATTCGCAAGTCCGTCGCTGGCCGTCGCCGTCCGATCGCTGTACGGACGCCGACTATGGATACTGCCGGCAATAGCAGCCTCAGCGATTGCCGGAGGCCTTGCTGAGGCCGGATTTCTGCTGATTATAACGAAGGTCGGACTAGCCGCGGCCGCGGGTGAACACGCTGTCGTGCTCGCTGGTCAGTCCCGGGTATCGTTAGAAGCAGCCGCATTCGCTGCAGGTCTGCTTGTGCTCGGAAGGATTGGCTTTGGTGTTCTGGGCGGCCGACTAAATGCTGCGAACACGGCGCGCACCGTGGCCCGAGTTCGACGCGACCTTAGCAGCGCCTATTTGCAGGCAACGTGGGGCACGCAACAGACCTCTGGGGTCGGTCAACTTCAGGATCTTCTCACCACCTTTACGGGACAAATCGGCGCGCTTCTCAACGCAATAAGTAGCAGCGTGGTTTCGATATTCAACCTGAGCGCGATGTTATTGCTTTCGGTTGCAGTCGAGCCAGCGGCATCGATTGGCATCATCGTACTGGTAGGGTTGCTAGCGTTGTTGCTTCGCCCGATCCGCGGCGTGGTTTGGCGTCGAGCGGCGCGTGCGGCCGCACTCAACCTGTCGTTCGCAAGCTCTCTTAGTGAGATCTCCGATCTTGGCATGGAATACCACGTCTTCCACGTCCAGGCGGCGGTCGAGGAGCAGGTCGGGAACCTCATATCGATGAGTGAGGAAACAGACGAACGGCTTCTGTTTGCGCAGTCGCTGACTCCGACAATTTATACCGGCTTGGCGTACGTAGCGGTACTTATCGGTCTCGGAGGTGTAATCCTCTACGGTGGCAACGATATGAGTTCCGTCGGCGCGGTTATGCTCGTGATGCTTCGGTCCCTCAGCTATGGACAAGGACTCCAGATCGCGTCAAGTGCGGTGCAGGCGGCGCTGCCATTTCACGCGATGCTTGACCGACGACTTGCTGAATTCCGGGCAGCAGTCCGGGTCGATGACGGGTTGTCTGTCGGTGATGTCGGTCAGATTGAGTTTGACGACGTGGCTTTCGAATATGAACCTGGCACACCGGTTCTCCGCGACCTGGCTTTTTCGCTCGGGCCCCAAGAGGTCGTGGGAATTATGGGACCTTCCGGCGGTGGAAAGTCGACGCTGGTCCAGTTAATGCTGGGATTGCGCGAGCCAACACGCGGCCGGGTGCTGCTTGGTGGCGTTGAGGTGGGAGCGCTTGATCGCTCGCAATTGGCCAGGAAGGTGACGTTTGTCCCGCAAGATGCACATCTATTCAACGGAACTGTTGAAGACAACATTCGGTTTATGCGTTCCCACATTACGCGAGAGGCGATTGTTGAGGCGTGCCGGTCGGCGAATTTGTGGGCGGACGTTGAAGGATTCGCCGAGGGGCTTGATCGGTGGGTAGGTGACCGCGGGGACCACTTGAGTGGAGGCCAGAAGCAGCGTCTAACAATTGCTCGTGCATTAGTTGAGCGGCCCGACGTAATCATTCTTGACGAACCAACGAGCGCCCTGGATGTTCAGAGCGAACAACTTATTCGCGATACGCTAACAAAGCTCTCGGATACGATGTCGGTGATTATTATCGCTCACCGCTTATCAACACTTGAGTTCTGTGACCGGATTATGGTCGTGCAATCCGGGCGTGTCGTTGCATTGGACACTGCGGACGCCCTGGAGCGAGACAATGACTTCTTTCGTGAAGCTCTCGCTATTGCTGGCATGCGATCCAGCTGA
- a CDS encoding glycosyltransferase family 4 protein gives MGQLVLAGATFHDLSGLTLAQQVQAIRRLVKQVCPDIVHAALFDAEVPAHMAVLGTRVPLVVTWANTPVRSAGEDTASWKLLAVHGLQVLLAHLPKVRFHAVTLGVATTQRRWLGVRASRVRVAERGRNASEFPRVVPAQRAAARERLGLSVTDLVILNIGRQEPQKGQVELIRAFDAVLKRLPSAKLLIAGRLGRASEQVNRAREASICPDAVHLLGHRDDIVDLLRASDAVVCASHREGAAGALIEAMAVGVPIVSVRLEGLDGILEDGKNARFVGRDCLGTAIVEALTDREGSALLADRARVLFEERFTIQGAARQLLEMYRWAVA, from the coding sequence TTGGGCCAACTTGTGTTGGCCGGTGCAACCTTTCACGACCTGTCGGGGTTGACTCTTGCGCAGCAGGTACAGGCGATTCGCCGTTTGGTGAAACAGGTATGTCCCGACATTGTGCACGCGGCGTTGTTTGACGCTGAGGTGCCCGCACACATGGCGGTGCTCGGAACGAGGGTGCCTTTGGTCGTGACGTGGGCAAATACGCCCGTGCGTTCGGCCGGCGAGGACACCGCGTCATGGAAGCTTCTCGCTGTTCATGGGCTGCAGGTGTTGTTGGCGCATCTCCCCAAGGTGCGTTTTCACGCGGTGACATTGGGGGTGGCGACAACGCAGAGACGGTGGCTCGGCGTCCGGGCTTCACGGGTGCGGGTCGCAGAGCGTGGACGCAACGCCTCCGAATTTCCTCGCGTCGTCCCTGCACAACGCGCCGCTGCTCGGGAGCGGCTCGGCTTGTCCGTGACGGACCTGGTGATTCTCAATATTGGGCGTCAGGAACCGCAGAAGGGGCAGGTGGAACTGATTCGAGCGTTCGATGCGGTGTTGAAACGGTTGCCTTCGGCGAAGCTGCTGATTGCTGGTCGCCTCGGTCGGGCGTCGGAGCAGGTCAACAGAGCACGCGAGGCGTCCATCTGCCCAGACGCGGTTCACCTGTTGGGTCACCGCGACGACATCGTTGATCTTCTGCGAGCGTCGGACGCAGTCGTGTGCGCCTCGCATCGCGAAGGTGCGGCGGGCGCGCTCATTGAGGCGATGGCGGTTGGCGTACCCATCGTTTCGGTTCGCCTCGAGGGTCTGGACGGCATTCTGGAAGACGGGAAGAATGCTCGATTCGTCGGGCGGGACTGCCTGGGAACTGCGATCGTCGAGGCGTTGACCGACCGTGAGGGATCGGCGTTGCTCGCTGACCGCGCCCGGGTGTTGTTTGAGGAACGATTCACGATCCAGGGCGCCGCTCGGCAATTGCTGGAGATGTATCGATGGGCTGTTGCGTGA
- a CDS encoding DegT/DnrJ/EryC1/StrS family aminotransferase has protein sequence MASGWYLLGPELEAFEADFARYSGAVACAGVGSGLDALVLSLRVLEVGRGDEVIVPSNTYIATWLAVSAVGATVVPVEPDEHTFNLTAEAVGDAITSRTAAILPVHLYGCPADVVGIDGVARRHGIPVVYDGAQSHGATVGGRPVGAFGDLTAWSFYPGKNLGAFSDGGAVTGRDPSLVARIRRLRNYGSDVKYVNQERGINSRLDEFQAAALTLKLRHLDDWNGRRASQASLYMEGLGGLDLQLPNVASNLASAWHLYVVRHGDRDQLQAALAERKISTLIHYPIPPHSQRAYEDLSMGPLPVAERLANEVLSLPIGPHLSPEQHERVVEVLNQLVEERR, from the coding sequence ATGGCAAGCGGGTGGTACTTGCTCGGGCCTGAACTGGAGGCGTTCGAAGCGGATTTTGCTCGATACTCAGGTGCTGTCGCTTGCGCTGGGGTCGGGTCGGGCCTGGATGCTCTGGTCCTGTCTCTTCGCGTGTTAGAGGTGGGCCGAGGTGACGAGGTGATCGTGCCGTCGAACACCTATATCGCCACATGGTTAGCCGTTTCGGCGGTAGGGGCAACCGTGGTCCCCGTGGAGCCTGATGAGCACACGTTCAATCTGACCGCCGAGGCGGTGGGAGACGCCATCACGTCTCGCACGGCAGCTATCTTGCCAGTTCACTTGTATGGATGTCCGGCCGATGTCGTCGGTATTGATGGTGTTGCTCGTCGCCACGGAATCCCGGTAGTTTATGACGGGGCACAATCCCACGGCGCAACCGTCGGGGGGCGGCCCGTGGGAGCGTTCGGCGACCTTACAGCCTGGAGTTTCTATCCCGGGAAGAACCTCGGAGCGTTCTCTGACGGTGGCGCGGTCACCGGACGCGACCCGTCACTCGTTGCAAGGATCCGGCGACTTCGGAATTACGGGTCGGACGTGAAGTACGTCAACCAGGAGCGAGGAATCAACAGTCGTCTTGACGAATTTCAGGCAGCCGCCCTGACCCTGAAGCTTCGGCATCTCGACGACTGGAACGGCCGGCGGGCCAGCCAGGCGAGTCTCTACATGGAGGGGCTCGGCGGCCTAGACCTGCAACTTCCCAACGTCGCAAGCAACCTTGCGTCGGCTTGGCACCTTTATGTCGTACGTCATGGCGACCGTGATCAGCTTCAGGCAGCGTTGGCTGAGCGAAAGATTTCCACCCTCATCCACTACCCGATCCCTCCTCACAGCCAACGAGCGTACGAAGACCTGTCAATGGGTCCGCTGCCCGTGGCGGAACGGTTGGCTAACGAAGTGCTCAGCCTCCCGATTGGACCGCACTTGTCGCCGGAGCAGCATGAGCGCGTGGTTGAGGTGCTCAATCAACTTGTTGAGGAGCGGAGGTAA
- a CDS encoding WxcM-like domain-containing protein translates to MSDDFSHEAKCTVGPYAFIGPGCVAGAGVQIEARATVMAPDSTPDGGRRRLVVEPDVIVGAGAVVCGAEVIGRGARIEPGAVVTSDVPPYAVVAGNPAYVTGYVSPPAGTTRGRPVEMVHAPSGVGTVALPSGASLIRFPEVADLRGLLTFAEVDGQLPFPVNRFFLVHGVPSQELRGEHAHRHLHQLLIAVAGAVSVLTDNGSEREEVRLDDPTVGVHIPPMVWGVQFRHTADAVLMVLASDRYEADDYIRDYGEFLSEVL, encoded by the coding sequence GTGTCCGACGATTTCTCCCATGAAGCGAAATGCACGGTCGGGCCGTACGCTTTCATTGGGCCTGGCTGCGTCGCTGGCGCCGGGGTGCAGATCGAGGCGCGGGCTACCGTGATGGCTCCGGACTCTACGCCCGACGGTGGGCGGCGGCGGTTGGTTGTTGAGCCCGATGTCATCGTTGGCGCAGGCGCTGTCGTTTGCGGAGCTGAGGTTATAGGGCGGGGCGCTCGGATTGAGCCGGGTGCCGTCGTCACGTCCGATGTTCCGCCATACGCGGTGGTTGCCGGCAATCCGGCGTATGTGACGGGGTACGTTTCGCCGCCGGCTGGCACCACCCGCGGTCGGCCAGTGGAAATGGTGCACGCGCCTAGCGGAGTGGGCACTGTCGCTTTGCCGAGCGGTGCCTCACTGATCCGCTTCCCGGAGGTCGCGGACTTACGTGGCCTGCTCACCTTTGCCGAAGTCGATGGACAGCTTCCGTTCCCGGTCAATCGGTTCTTTCTCGTACACGGAGTTCCGTCGCAGGAGCTACGTGGCGAACACGCCCACCGACATCTCCATCAACTCTTGATCGCTGTGGCTGGTGCAGTGTCGGTTCTGACCGATAACGGGTCCGAACGTGAGGAAGTTCGCCTTGACGATCCGACGGTCGGTGTACACATCCCGCCGATGGTGTGGGGCGTGCAATTCCGACACACCGCCGACGCTGTACTGATGGTGCTGGCTTCAGATCGTTACGAGGCAGATGATTACATCCGCGACTACGGCGAGTTCCTCAGTGAGGTGTTGTGA
- a CDS encoding CpsD/CapB family tyrosine-protein kinase, with translation MLARRWPIIVATTVLGLVIGAFSGALASSDVVPMYTVAQTLVANRNSSGYGVPLPQDVLRVTRGEVPTMAAEALGRPDDATSLAKRIEATFDDKSSSIRIASTSEDPKEAEALVVAFTDAFMNMASATAQSDLRQQLSDNETDLAGATDALAAFDERNPSIAQLSGFNPSQLGEIEAALLQQRSELVSNIEQSESQIRDLERQLERSAPYESLGLEPPSLAAGGLLAVPASAPVRAALLGMIGLLLGGVITLTIERTNPRIDIRDELADLVALPILAEVGYLPPTKQPIDGDGRVHLEGPWAEQYRAIRSAVLFAQATARDAGKQEPAVFLVTSPAPAEGKSTTSALLAQALVETGTLTVVVGGDFRKPTLSQLLGIQSTASLHDLARMDEDRLSIDEVVIQSPHQPNLYVAAAGPPTRETASLLGAARDVCTEASRRGATVIVDSSPLKVANDTTDLLPVVDYVIMAVRAGQTTQRGLLESLDTINRHDRPVLGVVFVASRTAGNQQAYYYDYYGSGS, from the coding sequence GTGCTGGCGCGCCGTTGGCCGATCATCGTGGCGACTACCGTTCTCGGGCTGGTCATCGGGGCATTTTCCGGAGCGTTGGCCTCCAGCGATGTCGTACCCATGTACACCGTCGCTCAGACTCTCGTCGCCAATCGAAACTCCAGCGGTTACGGCGTGCCTCTCCCCCAAGATGTCTTGCGTGTCACGCGCGGAGAGGTGCCGACCATGGCAGCCGAAGCTCTCGGCCGCCCTGACGACGCGACCTCACTCGCGAAACGAATCGAAGCGACCTTCGATGACAAGAGCAGTTCAATTCGAATCGCGTCAACAAGCGAGGACCCGAAGGAAGCTGAGGCCCTTGTCGTTGCGTTCACCGACGCATTCATGAACATGGCAAGCGCGACTGCACAGTCGGACTTACGACAGCAACTCTCGGACAACGAAACCGATCTCGCAGGAGCAACGGACGCGCTTGCCGCGTTCGACGAGAGAAACCCCAGTATCGCGCAACTCTCAGGGTTCAACCCGAGCCAGCTCGGTGAAATCGAGGCCGCGCTGCTCCAACAACGTAGCGAGCTCGTTTCAAACATCGAACAAAGTGAGTCGCAGATTCGAGACCTCGAGCGCCAACTGGAACGAAGCGCACCGTACGAGTCACTCGGACTTGAGCCGCCAAGCCTCGCCGCTGGCGGACTTCTTGCGGTCCCTGCATCCGCACCAGTCCGGGCGGCGCTTCTCGGGATGATCGGACTGCTGCTCGGCGGTGTAATCACGCTGACGATCGAACGAACGAACCCCCGAATCGACATCCGCGATGAGCTTGCCGACCTCGTGGCGCTACCGATCCTCGCCGAGGTGGGATACCTGCCGCCAACAAAGCAGCCGATCGATGGCGACGGGCGAGTGCATCTCGAGGGCCCCTGGGCCGAGCAATATCGGGCCATTCGATCTGCGGTGTTGTTTGCACAGGCCACCGCGCGCGACGCCGGGAAGCAAGAACCCGCAGTGTTTCTGGTAACCTCTCCAGCCCCCGCTGAAGGAAAATCGACGACCTCGGCGCTCCTCGCACAAGCGCTCGTCGAAACAGGCACGCTGACCGTCGTCGTCGGTGGAGACTTCCGCAAGCCGACCCTGAGCCAACTACTCGGAATTCAGTCGACAGCGTCATTGCATGACTTGGCCCGCATGGACGAAGACCGGCTGAGCATCGACGAGGTCGTCATCCAGTCGCCACACCAGCCCAACTTGTACGTGGCGGCTGCGGGCCCGCCAACCCGCGAGACGGCCTCGCTCCTTGGCGCGGCGCGTGATGTTTGCACCGAAGCCTCTCGACGCGGCGCTACCGTCATCGTCGACTCAAGCCCACTGAAGGTCGCGAACGACACAACCGATCTCCTGCCAGTGGTCGACTACGTCATCATGGCCGTACGCGCTGGCCAAACGACCCAACGTGGCTTGCTTGAATCTCTGGACACAATCAACCGGCATGACCGCCCAGTACTCGGCGTCGTCTTTGTCGCGAGCAGAACGGCTGGCAATCAGCAGGCTTATTATTACGACTATTACGGTTCTGGATCGTAG
- a CDS encoding acyltransferase, giving the protein MTRGTSMHASTHAPPELGYRPALDGIRAIAIVMVVASHSHPTLFKGGALGVDVFFAMSGFLITTLLLQELSVTSGPYPFRRFYARRSLRLFPALYTTVTFTALYIVWRRDRLDSFLRMAGVDDPYPWTLWAKFVLGTATYTTNLIGVTTTPGNLLGHSWSLAVEEQYYLIWPAVLVLVTSRGKSSVLMRSLGLFITACLLARLLGAPTSTGFLWNRPETIAAGSLAALLRWRSHHVLRFVQNSAAFLAAFGLATILLLAFGWGRILTGEFGLS; this is encoded by the coding sequence ATGACCCGCGGAACCTCAATGCACGCCTCCACCCACGCGCCGCCTGAACTCGGCTACCGCCCGGCACTCGATGGGATCCGGGCCATCGCAATCGTCATGGTCGTCGCCAGCCACAGTCATCCGACGCTCTTCAAGGGCGGGGCACTCGGTGTGGACGTCTTCTTTGCGATGAGCGGATTCTTGATCACTACCCTCCTTCTTCAGGAGCTGAGTGTCACGTCCGGGCCCTATCCCTTCCGCCGCTTCTATGCTCGGCGCTCGCTCCGACTCTTTCCTGCACTCTATACGACTGTCACATTCACGGCTCTATATATCGTATGGAGACGAGATCGCCTCGACTCATTCCTCAGAATGGCTGGCGTCGACGACCCCTATCCATGGACATTATGGGCGAAGTTTGTGCTCGGCACTGCCACCTACACGACCAACCTCATCGGGGTAACGACAACACCCGGTAACCTACTTGGACACTCGTGGAGTCTCGCCGTTGAGGAGCAGTATTACTTAATTTGGCCGGCAGTACTCGTTCTAGTCACTTCTCGTGGCAAGTCGAGTGTCCTAATGCGGTCTCTCGGCTTATTCATTACCGCCTGCCTGCTTGCCCGCCTTCTCGGTGCACCCACATCAACGGGCTTTCTTTGGAACAGACCGGAGACGATCGCCGCCGGGTCGCTCGCCGCACTCCTACGTTGGCGCTCGCATCATGTACTCAGGTTCGTCCAGAATTCTGCCGCATTCCTTGCAGCGTTCGGGCTGGCGACAATACTACTCCTTGCCTTCGGATGGGGCAGGATACTGACGGGCGAATTTGGGCTCTCCTGA